The nucleotide sequence ATTTATCGTACAAAATTCaagtaagatttttttttatattagtcaAAACAACGCAATCTATTCATTTCTATATTAAACATCGAGACGAGTTCATagattctattttatttttaatacactCCACTGGATATATTCAGGACgatcataaattttgtttattttatcaaaacatgtagtaaattgtgaaaattatttatatagaaactTTCTATATAACCAGgagtttgtataaaataaattttgtaatttatgtATAGAAATGTcctttttatcactttttcccatattttcattattattgacatttttttcagGATAAGACAATTATTACTCAAATTCAGACTGATTAGTCACAATTTTTGGTTAACTAACTTCTCCTTTGTTTccttaatcatatttttctttgcaATCGCACAATTTGTTGTTTTGCCTTTCAGTCTTTTTCTATAGGAATGGGAGACAGTCCGGATTTACGGGCAGCTAGAATGGTAGCTAAACACTTAGACACCGAACaccatgaaattatttttacagaAGAAGATGTAGAAAGAGTTTTAGATGAAGTGATCTACTGTCTCGAAACGCCGGATATTACTACGATCCGAGCTTCAATAGGGATGCATTTACTATCCAAATACGTAAAAGATAATACGGAAACCACAGTTTTATTAAGTGGAGAAGGAGCGGACGAAGTAGCTCAAGGTTACATATATTTCAAGGAAGCACCGGATCCGGAAACAGCGCACAAAGACAGTTTAAGATTATTGAAGGAGATCTACCTATACGACGGTTTGAGAGCTGACAGAACGGTGTCATACAATAGGTTAGGTTCGATTCCATAATCGAATTATCGTCTTGAATGTTGTTGATTTTAGTTTGGAATTGCGAGTGCCTTTCCTAGATTTGCAGTTCACTAATTATTACTTAAATTTGGAACCGAGGCTTAAGCAACCTAAGGATAatatagaaaagtttttattgagaTCTTCTTTCGATGGAATGGATATTTTACCAAACGATATACTTTGGAGGCATAAAGAAGCATTCAGGTTGATATAATTTCGGTTTTGTGAGGAATCGAATGATAAATAATTACTTGTAGTGATGGTGTTGCTTCTGCGAAGAAATCTCTGTTTGTTATCATTCAAGAAATTATCGAAAAGAGGCTGCCTGAACCGTTTGATTCGGATAAAGCCAAGTTGAAATACCCGCATTGCACGCCACTGACTAAAGAGGCGTTTTATTACAGGGAGGTGTTCGAAAAGAGTTACCCGAAGTTAGCGGGGAAATTTTTACCTTATTATTGGATGCCGAGGTGGTGTGAAGGTGTTACAGATCCTTCGGCaagatttatcaaaaattacgCCGCTACTGATTGAAAATTATGCcgataataaatgtttttgcaAAATCTGAGTATTAATTTTGGtcataaattatacaaataaatttttttcgttttatttttttttatttatagaaatatatttgttaaaatatttcaacagcgttttatttacattccc is from Diorhabda sublineata isolate icDioSubl1.1 chromosome 1, icDioSubl1.1, whole genome shotgun sequence and encodes:
- the LOC130444695 gene encoding asparagine synthetase [glutamine-hydrolyzing], whose amino-acid sequence is MCGIWAIFGYTSNLHSYCASTFSKISHRGPDAWRLEYYNNLKNCYIGFHRLTIVDCKYGMQPMKLHQYPHSMLICNGELYNCTRLAEQYDFKYETKSDVECIFHLYQQFGIEKCVKNLDGVFAFCFIDVPRKKVLLGRDPYGVRPMFRVISTTGILAICSEAKGLVAIEQELNGEGKILEPFPPGTFEEYDLLEDGKVKLVRSQKYFSPGDKPSFKPFLPYEDLIPNDYQTNIRNLLQMAVKKRLMSDRKIGCFLSGGLDSSLIAALLVKEAKKANLSYKIQSFSIGMGDSPDLRAARMVAKHLDTEHHEIIFTEEDVERVLDEVIYCLETPDITTIRASIGMHLLSKYVKDNTETTVLLSGEGADEVAQGYIYFKEAPDPETAHKDSLRLLKEIYLYDGLRADRTVSYNSLELRVPFLDLQFTNYYLNLEPRLKQPKDNIEKFLLRSSFDGMDILPNDILWRHKEAFSDGVASAKKSLFVIIQEIIEKRLPEPFDSDKAKLKYPHCTPLTKEAFYYREVFEKSYPKLAGKFLPYYWMPRWCEGVTDPSARFIKNYAATD